Proteins encoded by one window of Luteimonas yindakuii:
- the gorA gene encoding glutathione-disulfide reductase: MSARDPMEFDLVVIGGGSGGLAGAFRAAAHGARVALLEPSELGGTCVNAGCVPKKAMWLAADLASRIGQAADLGFDVPPRPAFAWREFITDRQRYIAGIHGSYRRRLDEAGIVWMPQRGRLVDARTVETGNGVRLRARHVLIATGSQPVHPDLPGAELGVVSDDFFHWNEAPPRVALVGGGYISVELAAVLQALGSDVDIHARSARLLSASDAEIVEQLQEHYRHLGIGLRLGAEPAALERDGDGIVVRGKDGARNGPYDQVLLAVGRRACTADLGLDAAGVRLDARGNIEVDALQTTSVDGVHAVGDVTGKATLTPVAIAAARRLMDRLFGGRADAKLDYDDIPTVVFSHPPLGAVGLTEAQAREAHGDAVRVYRTKFRPMLQALADSPLCSLFKLVCVADGDAPAQQRVVGIHLLGDAADEILQGFAVALKMGATLADLHDTVALHPTSAEELVLLR; this comes from the coding sequence ATGAGCGCGCGCGATCCGATGGAGTTCGACCTCGTCGTCATCGGTGGCGGTTCCGGCGGGCTTGCCGGCGCCTTCCGCGCGGCGGCCCACGGTGCACGCGTGGCGCTGCTGGAACCCTCCGAACTCGGCGGCACCTGCGTCAACGCCGGCTGCGTGCCGAAGAAGGCGATGTGGCTCGCGGCGGACCTCGCCAGCCGCATCGGCCAGGCCGCCGACCTCGGTTTCGACGTACCGCCGCGCCCCGCGTTCGCCTGGCGCGAGTTCATCACCGACCGCCAGCGCTACATCGCCGGCATCCACGGGAGCTACCGCCGGCGCCTGGACGAGGCGGGCATCGTCTGGATGCCGCAGCGCGGCCGGCTGGTGGACGCGCGCACGGTGGAAACCGGCAACGGCGTGCGCCTGCGGGCGCGCCATGTGCTTATCGCCACCGGATCGCAGCCGGTGCACCCGGATTTACCCGGCGCCGAACTCGGCGTCGTCTCCGACGACTTCTTCCACTGGAACGAGGCACCGCCCCGCGTCGCCCTGGTGGGCGGGGGATATATCTCGGTCGAACTGGCCGCGGTGCTGCAGGCGCTGGGCAGCGATGTCGATATCCACGCGCGCTCGGCGCGGCTGCTGTCGGCGTCGGATGCGGAAATCGTCGAGCAGCTGCAGGAGCACTACCGCCATCTCGGCATCGGCCTGCGCCTGGGCGCCGAGCCCGCCGCGCTCGAGCGCGACGGCGACGGCATCGTCGTGCGGGGCAAGGATGGCGCGCGCAACGGCCCGTACGACCAGGTGCTGCTGGCGGTGGGGCGGCGTGCGTGCACCGCGGACCTCGGGCTGGACGCCGCCGGCGTGCGGCTCGATGCGCGCGGCAACATCGAGGTCGACGCCCTGCAGACGACCAGCGTCGATGGCGTGCATGCCGTCGGCGATGTCACCGGCAAGGCCACGCTGACGCCGGTGGCGATTGCCGCCGCACGCCGGCTGATGGATCGCCTGTTCGGTGGCCGGGCCGATGCGAAGCTCGACTACGACGACATCCCGACGGTGGTGTTCTCGCATCCGCCGCTGGGTGCGGTGGGACTGACCGAAGCGCAGGCGCGCGAGGCGCATGGCGATGCGGTACGTGTGTACCGCACGAAGTTCCGGCCGATGCTGCAGGCGCTGGCCGACAGCCCGCTGTGCAGCCTGTTCAAGCTGGTCTGCGTGGCCGACGGGGATGCGCCGGCGCAACAGCGCGTGGTCGGCATCCACCTGCTCGGCGATGCCGCCGACGAGATCCTGCAGGGCTTCGCGGTGGCCCTGAAGATGGGTGCCACGCTCGCCGACCTGCACGACACGGTCGCCCTGCATCCGACCAGCGCCGAGGAGCTGGTGCTGCTGCGCTGA
- a CDS encoding dicarboxylate/amino acid:cation symporter, whose translation MLGWWFRIAFWKRVAGGFVLGALAGWLLGPAAGTWLQPLGTLYVNLIRMIAVPLVFFAVMNAVSALHGQQSMATLGGRTFGWFAVTATIAVAVALGAAFLFNPGVGVTLTPPIDYQPRDVPTPVQVLLDIVPTNPFAALAEGRILQVIFFAGLVGFALVKLGDRTEGLRRLVGQASDVMIQVTRFVLEITPIGTFGLIAGLVGTYGFERLLPLGNFVIALYVACAFHIVVVYGGLLLTHGLNPLKFFRGAGPAMQVAFVSSSSFAAMPAAIRAVTHGLGVNRDYAAFAVPLGASIKMDGCGAIYPTLAAIFAAQYYGIELSFAQYVAILLASVLGSFGTAGVPGTAVVMATVVLSAAGLPLEVLGILLAIDRILDMMRTMTNVTGQMLVPVLVARETGLLDRDVYERAGSDLGVGGEAADAPATTPAHLEHKG comes from the coding sequence ATGCTGGGCTGGTGGTTCCGTATCGCGTTCTGGAAGCGGGTGGCAGGCGGCTTCGTGCTCGGCGCCCTGGCCGGCTGGCTGCTGGGTCCGGCTGCCGGAACCTGGCTGCAACCGCTGGGCACGCTGTACGTCAACCTGATCCGCATGATCGCGGTGCCGCTGGTGTTCTTCGCGGTGATGAATGCCGTGTCCGCGTTGCACGGCCAGCAGTCGATGGCGACGCTGGGCGGGCGCACCTTCGGCTGGTTCGCCGTGACCGCGACGATCGCGGTCGCCGTGGCGCTGGGCGCGGCGTTCCTGTTCAACCCCGGTGTCGGGGTGACCCTGACCCCGCCGATCGACTACCAGCCGCGCGACGTGCCCACGCCGGTGCAGGTGCTGCTCGACATCGTGCCGACCAACCCGTTCGCGGCGCTGGCCGAAGGCCGCATCCTGCAGGTGATCTTCTTCGCCGGCCTGGTGGGCTTCGCGCTGGTGAAGCTCGGGGACCGCACCGAAGGTCTGCGTCGCCTCGTCGGGCAGGCCAGTGACGTGATGATCCAGGTCACCCGCTTCGTGCTCGAGATCACCCCGATCGGCACCTTCGGCCTGATCGCCGGGCTGGTCGGCACGTACGGGTTCGAGCGCCTGCTGCCGCTGGGCAACTTCGTCATCGCGCTGTACGTGGCCTGCGCCTTCCATATCGTGGTGGTGTACGGCGGGCTGCTGCTCACCCACGGCCTCAACCCGCTGAAGTTCTTCCGCGGCGCCGGCCCGGCGATGCAGGTGGCGTTCGTCAGTTCGTCCAGTTTCGCCGCGATGCCGGCGGCGATCCGTGCAGTCACCCACGGCCTCGGCGTCAATCGCGACTACGCCGCGTTCGCGGTGCCGCTGGGCGCCAGCATCAAGATGGACGGCTGCGGCGCGATCTATCCGACGCTCGCGGCGATCTTCGCCGCGCAGTACTACGGCATCGAGCTCAGCTTCGCGCAGTACGTGGCGATCCTGCTGGCCTCGGTGCTGGGCAGCTTCGGCACCGCCGGCGTGCCGGGCACCGCGGTGGTGATGGCGACCGTGGTGCTCAGCGCCGCGGGCCTGCCGCTGGAAGTGCTGGGCATCCTGCTGGCGATCGACCGCATCCTCGACATGATGCGCACGATGACCAACGTCACCGGCCAGATGCTGGTGCCGGTGCTGGTCGCGCGCGAGACCGGGCTGCTGGATCGCGACGTCTACGAACGCGCGGGCAGCGACCTCGGCGTCGGCGGCGAGGCCGCGGACGCGCCGGCCACGACCCCGGCGCACCTCGAGCACAAGGGCTGA
- a CDS encoding DUF418 domain-containing protein, whose translation MTQWAPIDDRARIGALDALRALALGGIFVVNLETFNRPFDTLANGMRSGLGGVDVAAAGFIQVFVAGKAWLLFSLLFGIGFALLQQRGVADAVWKRRTWGLLVIGLLHGALLWPGDILRTYALAAFLLLALRGLPPPRQRDLGLALYLGVWAAFALVMLLAGDFEPASTEAAMTAGRIYAEGGYVAVTAQRLRDLSTMIGSDILAVPMALGLFLTGGWLLRSGRIETADAHLRWHRAMGWIGLPAGLLATVAIVSVVGLHTEQAGGYGRWMVALALMQIAALPMALGLVSAVVLAWRDPRWRNRLDAVAPAGRMALTHYLLQSLIASTLFYGYGLGRFGQWGPALLLLFAVAVFSLQVLASRWWLARFRFGPVEWAWRWCTYGHRPPLRRRRVDA comes from the coding sequence ATGACGCAGTGGGCGCCAATCGACGATCGGGCCCGGATCGGCGCGCTCGATGCGCTGCGCGCGCTGGCGCTGGGCGGGATCTTCGTCGTCAATCTGGAGACGTTCAACCGCCCCTTCGACACGCTCGCCAATGGCATGCGCAGCGGCCTGGGCGGGGTGGACGTGGCCGCCGCGGGGTTCATCCAGGTATTCGTGGCCGGCAAGGCCTGGCTGCTGTTCTCGCTGCTGTTCGGCATCGGCTTCGCCCTGCTGCAGCAGCGCGGGGTGGCGGATGCGGTATGGAAGCGGCGCACCTGGGGTCTGCTGGTGATCGGCCTGCTGCATGGCGCGCTGCTGTGGCCCGGCGACATCCTGCGCACCTATGCGCTGGCGGCGTTCCTGCTGCTGGCGTTGCGCGGCCTGCCGCCGCCGCGCCAGCGCGACCTCGGGCTCGCGCTTTACCTTGGCGTGTGGGCGGCGTTCGCCCTGGTGATGCTGCTGGCCGGCGATTTCGAACCGGCGTCCACGGAAGCCGCGATGACGGCGGGCCGCATCTACGCCGAAGGTGGTTATGTCGCCGTCACCGCGCAGCGGCTGCGTGACCTGTCGACGATGATCGGCTCGGACATCCTGGCGGTGCCGATGGCGCTGGGCCTGTTCCTCACCGGCGGCTGGCTGTTGCGCAGCGGGCGCATCGAGACGGCGGATGCGCATCTGCGCTGGCACCGCGCGATGGGCTGGATCGGCCTGCCGGCGGGACTGCTGGCAACCGTGGCGATCGTCTCGGTGGTCGGACTCCATACGGAGCAGGCGGGCGGTTATGGGCGCTGGATGGTCGCGCTGGCGCTGATGCAGATCGCGGCGTTGCCGATGGCGCTGGGCCTGGTCTCCGCGGTCGTGCTGGCGTGGCGCGATCCGCGCTGGCGCAACCGGCTCGACGCCGTCGCACCCGCCGGGCGGATGGCGCTGACCCACTACCTGCTGCAGTCGCTGATCGCCTCGACCCTGTTCTATGGCTATGGCCTGGGCCGGTTCGGTCAATGGGGTCCGGCGCTGCTACTGCTGTTCGCCGTGGCGGTGTTTTCGCTGCAGGTGCTGGCCAGCCGCTGGTGGCTGGCGCGGTTCCGCTTCGGACCGGTCGAATGGGCGTGGCGCTGGTGTACCTATGGGCATCGTCCGCCGCTGCGTCGGCGCCGTGTCGACGCGTAG
- a CDS encoding C40 family peptidase, whose protein sequence is MALLAGCGGNDVRPAPAPVATRSWTPVAPSNPAAANAVVIRAISLVGTPYRFGGNTPEGGFDCSGLVNYVYRDMLDLRLPRSSRELAAVQGPRIQPARLTSGDLVFFGSRGDVSHVGIYVGEGRFVHAPSSGGTVRLDHLDGHYWRDNYSGARRIL, encoded by the coding sequence ATGGCGCTGCTGGCGGGCTGTGGCGGCAACGATGTCCGCCCCGCGCCGGCACCTGTCGCCACGCGCAGCTGGACCCCCGTCGCGCCGTCCAACCCCGCCGCCGCCAACGCCGTCGTGATCCGTGCGATCAGCCTGGTCGGCACGCCGTACCGCTTCGGCGGCAACACGCCCGAGGGCGGCTTCGACTGCAGCGGGCTGGTCAACTACGTCTATCGCGACATGCTCGACCTGCGCCTGCCGCGTTCTTCCCGCGAACTGGCGGCGGTGCAGGGCCCGCGCATCCAACCGGCCCGGCTGACGTCCGGCGACCTGGTGTTCTTCGGCAGCCGTGGCGACGTGTCCCATGTCGGCATCTATGTCGGCGAAGGCCGCTTCGTGCATGCGCCGAGCAGTGGCGGCACGGTCCGCCTCGACCATCTCGACGGCCACTACTGGCGCGACAACTATTCGGGCGCACGTCGCATTCTTTGA
- a CDS encoding M16 family metallopeptidase has product MRSRAVLGGALALLASLAIPAAAQQPDRWTIPIRTHTLDNGLTVVVSEDRSSPTVGVSVVYNVGMRLEPENRTGFAHLFEHLMFQGTPVAPKGVFDRVIQGGGGRLNGSTRPDYTNYIETAPVSALKPILWLEADRMKTLDFSPDNLKNQQDVVKEEIRVNVQNQPYGLFFVFDMGRLAFSKWANAHDGYGSFKDLEGATLADVEAFHRDYYGPNNAVIGIVGDVSADEAFALVEEYFGGIAARATPDSPDVSEPLNTEGRREAQADALAQVPALAVGWKMPERGSADHAPMAVLSQLLAGGDASRLYQGLVKGREQLLNLEGGAGWPMGHAWDYDGPTLMTLFALYKPNVDPDAVLAAIDEEIARIVAEGVPAETLAAAKTKMLADYVNALEPFISRADELAKAQLLWGDAQTLNRVPEWVQAVTVADVQRVARTYLTEGNRTVIDRVPAAMAPARGIAAPAAPAPAAPTQD; this is encoded by the coding sequence ATGCGTTCCAGAGCAGTCCTTGGCGGCGCACTCGCGCTGCTGGCTTCGCTGGCGATCCCGGCTGCCGCACAGCAGCCCGATCGCTGGACGATCCCGATCCGTACCCACACGCTCGACAACGGCCTGACCGTGGTCGTGTCCGAGGACCGCAGCTCGCCCACCGTCGGCGTGAGCGTGGTCTACAACGTCGGCATGCGGCTGGAGCCGGAGAACCGCACCGGCTTCGCGCATCTGTTCGAACACCTGATGTTCCAGGGCACGCCGGTGGCGCCCAAGGGCGTCTTCGACCGCGTGATCCAGGGCGGTGGTGGCCGGCTCAACGGCTCCACCCGGCCGGACTACACCAACTACATCGAGACCGCGCCGGTGTCCGCGCTCAAGCCGATCCTGTGGCTGGAAGCGGATCGCATGAAGACGCTCGACTTCTCGCCCGACAACCTCAAGAACCAGCAGGACGTGGTCAAGGAGGAGATCCGCGTCAACGTGCAGAACCAGCCCTACGGCCTGTTCTTCGTGTTCGACATGGGCCGGCTGGCGTTCTCGAAGTGGGCCAACGCGCACGACGGCTACGGCAGCTTCAAGGACCTCGAGGGCGCCACGCTCGCCGACGTCGAAGCGTTCCATCGCGACTACTACGGCCCCAACAACGCGGTCATCGGCATCGTCGGCGACGTGTCGGCCGATGAGGCGTTCGCGCTGGTGGAGGAATACTTCGGCGGTATCGCGGCGCGGGCCACGCCCGACAGCCCGGATGTCTCCGAGCCACTGAATACCGAGGGCCGGCGCGAGGCGCAGGCCGACGCGCTGGCCCAGGTACCGGCGCTGGCGGTTGGCTGGAAGATGCCCGAGCGCGGCAGCGCCGACCATGCACCGATGGCGGTGCTGTCGCAGCTGCTGGCCGGCGGTGATGCGTCGCGGCTGTACCAGGGGCTGGTCAAGGGCCGCGAGCAGCTGCTCAACCTCGAGGGGGGTGCGGGCTGGCCGATGGGCCACGCCTGGGACTACGACGGCCCGACCCTGATGACGCTGTTCGCGCTGTACAAGCCGAACGTGGATCCGGACGCGGTGCTGGCGGCGATCGACGAGGAGATCGCGCGCATCGTCGCCGAGGGCGTGCCGGCGGAGACGCTTGCCGCCGCCAAGACCAAGATGCTGGCCGACTACGTCAACGCGCTGGAGCCCTTCATCTCGCGCGCCGACGAACTCGCCAAGGCCCAGCTGCTGTGGGGCGATGCACAGACCCTCAACCGGGTGCCGGAATGGGTGCAGGCAGTGACCGTGGCCGACGTGCAGCGCGTGGCCCGCACCTATCTCACCGAAGGCAACCGCACCGTCATCGACCGGGTGCCCGCCGCGATGGCGCCCGCACGCGGCATCGCCGCTCCGGCCGCTCCCGCGCCCGCCGCCCCGACGCAGGACTGA
- a CDS encoding bile acid:sodium symporter family protein — protein MQSTLITTLLLPLALGVIMLGLGLGLTVDDFRRVARYPRAVLTGLLLQTGVLPWVALGLALLFRLPPELAVGLMLLAASPGGATANIYSHLARGDVALNITLTAINSVLCLVTLPVILNLSLRFFLGEGQYVPPPVQKIVEVATIIILPVAIGMTVRALAPAFAARMEKPIRAMSVLVLVLLIVAAVSQAWDTLVTWFAAVGLACLLFNLASMGIGYAAPVGLKLPRRQAIAIAMEIGIHNGTLAIFIALNVLGNATMSVPAAVYSLLMFFTAAGFAWWAARRPAVLATQPG, from the coding sequence ATGCAATCCACCCTGATCACCACGCTGCTGCTGCCGCTGGCACTCGGCGTGATCATGCTCGGTCTAGGCCTCGGGCTGACCGTCGACGATTTCCGCCGCGTGGCGCGCTACCCGCGGGCCGTGCTCACCGGCCTGCTGCTGCAGACGGGTGTGCTGCCCTGGGTGGCGCTGGGCCTGGCGCTGCTGTTCCGCCTGCCGCCGGAACTCGCGGTCGGCCTGATGCTGCTGGCGGCCTCGCCCGGCGGCGCCACCGCGAACATCTACAGCCATCTCGCCCGGGGTGATGTCGCGCTCAACATCACCCTGACCGCGATCAACAGCGTGCTGTGCCTGGTCACCCTGCCGGTGATCCTCAACCTGTCGTTGCGCTTCTTCCTCGGCGAAGGCCAGTACGTGCCGCCACCCGTGCAGAAGATCGTCGAGGTGGCGACGATCATAATCCTGCCCGTGGCGATCGGCATGACCGTGCGTGCGTTGGCGCCGGCGTTCGCCGCGCGCATGGAGAAGCCCATCCGCGCGATGTCGGTGCTGGTGCTGGTGCTGCTGATCGTGGCCGCGGTATCGCAGGCCTGGGACACCCTGGTCACCTGGTTCGCCGCGGTCGGCCTCGCCTGCCTGCTGTTCAACCTCGCCAGCATGGGCATCGGCTACGCCGCGCCGGTCGGCCTGAAGCTGCCGCGGCGCCAGGCCATCGCCATCGCGATGGAAATCGGCATCCACAACGGCACGCTCGCGATCTTCATCGCGCTCAACGTGCTCGGCAACGCGACGATGTCGGTGCCTGCGGCGGTCTACAGCCTGCTGATGTTCTTCACCGCGGCGGGATTCGCCTGGTGGGCGGCGCGCCGGCCTGCGGTGCTGGCCACGCAACCGGGCTGA
- a CDS encoding M16 family metallopeptidase, with protein sequence MAIHNRSSRGAVVLRPLALALGACLFAAAAHAQQPGAAPVTAPPTELPAGLPDYDADRPLPELGLVEHRLDNGLTVWVLPRQGGLPKVDYVLAVRGGLASDPVGLPGMSNLLAGLLQEGTATRSSLQIAEELQRLGASMGATASSDGLLVIASGLSSSATPLAALFADVVRNPAFPANEVQLAKTNALQGLKAMEAQPGYQANRAMGRVLFGSHPYGNTLPTEAGITGTDAEGLKAAHVARFRPEQALLVIAGPLEADAALALARTAFGDWRGEGEAVTAVPAPDYPREPQFVLVPRAGSVQSAVRIGRPAFDADDDRAIPAALANTILGGGFDSRLMRNLREDKGYTYGAGSSFGLRAQGGAFQAQADVRNEVTGAAIGEFFKEFEQMRNTVVAADELQRAKRYTAGTYLFQNQLQGAVASALASNWVLGRPADYLSSYVDRTSRVSAEQVQAVAREFFDPKRQSIVVVGDAGVAAQLAPYGDFSAD encoded by the coding sequence ATGGCTATCCACAACCGTTCCTCCCGCGGCGCCGTCGTCCTGCGTCCGCTTGCTCTCGCCCTGGGCGCCTGCCTGTTCGCTGCCGCGGCCCACGCACAGCAGCCGGGCGCCGCGCCGGTGACCGCGCCGCCGACCGAACTGCCGGCCGGGCTGCCGGATTACGATGCCGACCGCCCATTGCCGGAACTCGGCCTGGTCGAGCACCGCCTCGACAACGGCCTGACCGTCTGGGTGCTGCCGCGCCAGGGCGGGCTGCCGAAGGTGGACTACGTGCTCGCCGTGCGCGGCGGCCTCGCCAGCGACCCGGTGGGACTGCCCGGCATGTCCAACCTGCTGGCCGGCCTGTTGCAGGAGGGCACCGCCACCCGCAGCTCGTTGCAGATCGCCGAGGAGCTGCAGCGCCTGGGTGCATCGATGGGCGCCACTGCCAGCAGCGATGGCCTGCTGGTCATCGCCTCCGGCCTGTCGTCGTCGGCGACACCGCTGGCGGCGCTGTTCGCCGACGTGGTGCGCAATCCGGCGTTCCCGGCCAACGAGGTGCAGCTGGCAAAGACCAATGCGCTGCAGGGCCTGAAGGCGATGGAGGCCCAGCCCGGCTACCAGGCCAACCGTGCGATGGGACGCGTGCTGTTCGGTAGCCATCCCTACGGCAACACGCTGCCGACCGAGGCCGGCATCACCGGCACCGATGCCGAGGGCCTCAAGGCCGCGCACGTGGCGCGCTTCCGCCCCGAGCAGGCATTGCTGGTCATCGCCGGGCCGCTCGAGGCCGACGCGGCGCTGGCACTGGCACGCACCGCGTTCGGCGACTGGCGAGGCGAGGGCGAGGCGGTCACGGCCGTCCCGGCGCCGGACTATCCGCGTGAACCGCAGTTCGTGCTGGTCCCGCGTGCGGGCAGCGTGCAGTCGGCGGTGCGGATCGGCCGGCCGGCCTTCGATGCCGACGACGACCGCGCGATTCCCGCGGCGCTCGCCAACACCATCCTCGGCGGCGGCTTCGACAGCCGGCTGATGCGCAACCTGCGCGAGGACAAGGGTTATACCTACGGCGCCGGCAGCAGCTTCGGCCTGCGGGCGCAGGGTGGCGCATTCCAGGCCCAGGCCGACGTGCGCAACGAGGTGACCGGCGCGGCCATCGGCGAGTTCTTCAAGGAATTCGAGCAGATGCGCAATACCGTGGTGGCCGCGGACGAACTGCAGCGCGCCAAGCGCTACACCGCCGGCACCTACCTGTTCCAGAACCAGCTGCAGGGGGCGGTGGCCTCGGCGCTGGCCTCGAACTGGGTGCTCGGCCGGCCCGCGGATTACCTGAGCAGCTACGTCGACCGCACCAGCCGGGTCAGCGCCGAGCAGGTGCAGGCGGTCGCACGCGAGTTCTTCGACCCGAAGCGGCAGAGCATCGTGGTCGTCGGCGATGCCGGCGTTGCGGCGCAGCTCGCACCGTACGGCGACTTCAGCGCCGACTGA
- a CDS encoding C40 family peptidase — translation MTTAETQPHGPTAASATRRIRRISSFILASALSGLALPVFAAPGLAGDSADQSPMVATVSQHLADPLPAGGPEVLFASDVNQLIAAADLVRQESKAQPRGGVQVLLQRAMTLLGTPYRWGGTSPERGFDCSGLVSYVFSTALGIELPRVSRDMANSGQRVNRDQLDAGDLVFFSRRGGRIDHVGIYLGEGRFLHAPRSGRDVTVSELDTGYWSGKFMQARRVAGV, via the coding sequence GTGACGACAGCCGAAACCCAGCCTCACGGCCCAACCGCCGCCAGTGCGACCCGCCGGATCCGGCGGATTTCCTCCTTCATTCTCGCCAGCGCCCTCTCCGGTCTCGCCCTGCCCGTCTTCGCGGCACCCGGCCTGGCTGGCGATTCCGCCGACCAGTCGCCGATGGTGGCGACCGTCAGCCAGCACCTGGCCGACCCGTTGCCCGCGGGTGGTCCGGAGGTTCTCTTCGCCTCCGACGTCAACCAGCTGATCGCCGCCGCCGACCTGGTCCGCCAGGAATCGAAGGCACAGCCGCGCGGTGGCGTGCAGGTCCTGCTGCAGCGCGCGATGACCCTGCTCGGCACGCCGTACCGCTGGGGTGGCACCTCGCCGGAGCGCGGCTTCGACTGCAGTGGCCTGGTCAGCTACGTCTTCAGCACCGCGCTGGGGATCGAGCTTCCGCGCGTATCGCGCGACATGGCGAACTCGGGCCAGCGCGTGAACCGCGACCAACTCGACGCCGGCGACCTGGTGTTCTTCAGCCGCCGCGGCGGCCGCATCGACCACGTCGGCATCTACCTCGGCGAGGGCCGTTTCCTGCACGCCCCCCGCAGCGGCCGCGACGTCACCGTGTCCGAACTCGACACCGGCTACTGGTCGGGCAAGTTCATGCAGGCCCGGCGCGTCGCCGGCGTCTGA
- a CDS encoding NAD(P)/FAD-dependent oxidoreductase, with translation MERSDDVLIVGGGVVGLACALSLLETGRGVRILEAGGIGCGSSHGNCGTITPSHAAPLAAPGTVGKALGWMFTPDAPFYVKPRLDPVLWRWMLGFAWRCNPNDWRRAMVARAGMLQASRQALEEWMSRFGLDCEFEASGVDYVYRSERDLLAFEHEAGDLRALGIDVDIIDGPTYLRGEPSLREGIAGVVRFPGDARLRPDRYVAELARVVRAAGGVIEENCAVQAIKADADGVAVTTARGGFRGRDLVLAAGSWSPSVGKSLGLRIPVQPGKGYSITYSRPSLAPKRPIVLKERSVCVTVWESGYRLGSTMEFSGYDTSLNRRRLDALERGAAEYLHEPVGPQKLEEWYGWRPLSIDDMPLIGRAPAHRNVWLATGHGMLGVSMSAATGRLIAELLAGSEPHLDPKPFDPARFG, from the coding sequence ATGGAACGAAGTGACGACGTACTGATCGTGGGTGGGGGCGTGGTCGGCCTGGCGTGCGCACTGTCGCTGCTGGAAACCGGGCGCGGTGTGCGGATCCTCGAAGCCGGCGGTATCGGCTGCGGCAGCTCGCACGGCAACTGCGGCACCATCACGCCCAGCCATGCCGCGCCACTGGCGGCACCCGGCACGGTGGGCAAGGCACTGGGCTGGATGTTCACGCCGGATGCGCCGTTCTACGTCAAGCCGCGGCTCGATCCGGTGCTGTGGCGCTGGATGCTGGGCTTCGCCTGGCGCTGCAATCCGAATGACTGGCGCCGCGCCATGGTCGCGCGTGCCGGCATGCTGCAGGCGTCGCGGCAGGCCCTCGAGGAGTGGATGTCGCGATTCGGGCTGGACTGCGAGTTCGAGGCGTCGGGCGTCGATTACGTCTACCGCAGCGAGCGCGACCTGCTGGCCTTCGAGCACGAGGCCGGCGACCTGCGGGCGCTCGGCATCGATGTCGACATCATCGACGGTCCCACCTACCTGCGCGGCGAGCCGTCGTTGCGCGAGGGCATTGCCGGGGTGGTGCGTTTCCCCGGCGATGCACGGCTGCGCCCCGACCGTTATGTCGCCGAGCTCGCGCGCGTGGTACGCGCCGCCGGTGGCGTCATCGAAGAAAACTGTGCGGTGCAGGCGATCAAGGCCGATGCCGATGGCGTGGCGGTAACCACCGCACGCGGCGGCTTCCGCGGACGCGACCTGGTGCTGGCTGCGGGCTCGTGGTCGCCCAGCGTCGGCAAGTCGCTGGGGCTGCGCATCCCGGTGCAGCCGGGCAAGGGCTACTCGATCACCTACAGCCGGCCATCGCTGGCGCCGAAGCGGCCGATCGTGCTCAAGGAACGCAGCGTCTGCGTGACCGTGTGGGAGAGCGGCTACCGCCTCGGCAGCACGATGGAGTTCTCCGGCTACGACACCAGCCTCAACCGCCGCCGGCTCGATGCACTCGAACGCGGCGCGGCCGAATACCTGCATGAGCCGGTCGGCCCGCAGAAGCTGGAGGAGTGGTACGGCTGGCGCCCACTGTCGATCGACGACATGCCGCTGATCGGTCGCGCGCCGGCGCACCGGAACGTGTGGCTGGCCACCGGCCACGGGATGCTGGGCGTGAGCATGAGCGCGGCGACCGGGCGACTCATCGCCGAACTGCTCGCCGGCAGCGAGCCCCACCTCGATCCGAAACCCTTCGACCCGGCGCGCTTCGGATGA
- a CDS encoding FKBP-type peptidyl-prolyl cis-trans isomerase → MKIEKDRVVRFHYTVAEPGQEPVESSRDRGEPLAILFGHGNIIPGLEKAMDGREAGESFKADVTAEDAYGERRDGLTQRVPKKHFGNQRLTAGMQVVLNTNFGPRAVTVQKVGMSVVDVDLNHPMAGKDLQFDIEIVEVREASAEEIEHGHVHGEGGHHH, encoded by the coding sequence ATGAAGATCGAGAAAGACCGCGTCGTCCGCTTCCATTACACCGTCGCCGAGCCGGGCCAGGAGCCGGTGGAGAGCTCGCGCGACCGCGGCGAGCCGCTGGCGATCCTGTTCGGCCACGGCAACATCATCCCGGGGCTGGAAAAAGCCATGGACGGACGCGAGGCGGGCGAGAGCTTCAAGGCCGACGTCACCGCCGAGGACGCCTACGGCGAGCGCCGCGACGGCCTGACCCAGCGCGTGCCGAAGAAGCACTTCGGCAACCAGCGCCTCACCGCCGGCATGCAGGTGGTGCTCAACACCAATTTCGGCCCGCGTGCGGTCACCGTGCAGAAGGTCGGCATGAGCGTGGTCGACGTCGACCTCAATCATCCGATGGCCGGCAAGGACCTGCAGTTCGACATCGAGATCGTCGAGGTGCGCGAGGCATCGGCGGAGGAGATCGAGCACGGCCACGTGCACGGCGAGGGTGGCCACCACCACTGA